The sequence AGCTGCGTCAGGTGCTCCTGCGCCGCCGGCACGGACAGGGTGCCACGCATGCGGCCCAGCTTGACGGCCAGCAGGTACAAGGCCACCAGCTGCGTGGTGAACGCCTTGGTGGACGCCACGCCAATCTCCGGGCCCGCGTTGGTGAGCACGGAGAAGTCGGCCTCGCGCGTCATCGCGCTGCCAATGACGTTGCAGATGGCCATGGCCGTGGCGCCGCGGGCCTTGGCCTCCTTGAAGGCCGCCAGCGTGTCCGCCGTCTCGCCCGACTGGCTGATGGCGATGGCCAGGTGCGTGCCATCGACGATGGGGTCGCGGTAGCGGAACTCGCTCGCCAGCTCCACCTCGACCGGCAGGCGCGCCAGCGACTCAATCATGTGCTTGCCCGCGACACCGGAGTGCCACGACGTGCCGCACGCGAGGATGGTGACCTTGGTCAGCGAGCGGACCTTCTCCGCCGACAGGTTCCAGCCCTCGAAGTGGACGTCGCCTTCCGACAGGAGCATCCGGCCGCGCAGCGTGTCCGCGACGGCGCGGGGCTGCTCCCAGATTTCCTTGTGCATGAAGTGCTTGTGGCCGCCCTTCTCCGCCATCATCGGCGTCCAGTCGATGCGGCGCGTGGGCCGGTTCACCTTCTGGCCCTGGCGGTTGAAGATGTCCACGGCCGCCGCGGTGATGACGGCCAGGTCCCCCTCTTCCATGTAGACGAAGTCGCGCGTGTGCTCGAGCAGCGCCGGCACGTCGCTGGCCAGGAAGTTCTGCCCCTGGCCCAGGCCCAGCACCATGGGCGAAGCGTCCTTGGTGCAGACGATGCGGCTGGGGTCGCTGGCCGTCAGCACGGCCAGCGCGTAGGTGCCCTTCACCTGGGCAATGGCCGCGCGCACCGCGTCCGGCAACTCCAGGCCCCGCTCCAGCTCTTCGGAGATGAGGTGCGCGAACACCTCCGAGTCCGTCTCCGAGGAGAAGACGTGCCCACGCGAGCGCAGCTGCTCCTTGAGCGACAGGTGGTTCTCGATGATGCCGTTGTGCACCACCGCCACGTCCTTGTACGTGTGCGGGTGCGCGTTCTCGTCGGAGGGACGCCCGTGGGTCGCCCAGCGGGTGTGCCCGATGCCGATGTTGCCTGGTGGCTGGTCCGCCACCACCCGGTTCTCCAGGTTGCGGAGCTTGCCCGTGGCCCGCACGACGTTGAGCTTGCGCTGATTCAGCACCGCCACGCCCGCCGAGTCATAGCCGCGGTATTCGAGCCGCTTCAGACCCGACACCAGGATGGGGGCTGATTCCTTGTCACCGACGTATCCAACAATCCCGCACATAGTTGCACCTCTCTCTCACGCCCACGCCCGCCGGAGCAATCCGCGGGATTCCCCTACATCCCTGCCGGGCAGCGCTCTGCCTGGTACCCAAGCAAGAGCCGCGCCGACTACCCGGCCCGCGCCTTCGCCTGCCGCGCCTTCTTGGTGGCCACCCAACCCTCCTTGGTCACCTGTGGCGTCCGGGACACAGCGAGGCTCCCTGGAGGCACATTTTTCGTCACCGTGGTGCCCGCGCCGACATACGAGCCGTCGCCGACCTTCACGGGCGCGACGAGCTGGGTGTCGGAGCCGATGAACACACCATCCCCCAGCTCAGTCAGGTGCTTGTTCACCCCGTCATAGTTACAGGTGATGGTGCCCGCTCCCACGTTGCACCCTGAACCAATGACAGCGTCTCCCAGGTACGTGAGATGGTTGGCCTTCGAACCTTTTCCGATGCGGGCCTTCTTCGTCTCCACGAAGTTGCCCAGATGCACGTCCTCGGCCAGCTCCGTCCCGGGGCGCAGCCGCGAGAAGGGGCCAATGACGTTGCGCTCCCCCACCCGGGCCTCTTCCAGCACGGAGTAAGGCTTGATGAGGGTGCCGTCCGCCACGGTGGAGGCGTGCAGCACGCTGCCCTGGCCAATGGTGCAGCCCTTGCCCACCACGGTGCCGGCGGCCAGCGTGACGGAGGGACCGATTTCGGTGTCGGGCCCCACGGTGACGCCTTCCTCGATGTAGGCAGTGGCGGGGTCCTGTAGCGAGACGCCGGCGCGCATGTGCGCCTCGTTGATGCGCTGTTGCAGCACGCGCGCGCGGGCGGCCAGCTCCACCCGGTCATTCACGCCGGCCGTCTCCGTGGCGTCCGCCTCCACCGAGCCCACCGGGCCCCGCTTCGCGGCCATCTCCACCAGGTCGGTGAGGTAGTACTCGCCCTGGGCGTTCTGCGGCTTGATTTCCGCCAGCGCCTTCCAGAGGAAGTCCGCGTCCACGGAGTAGATGCCGGCGTTGCACTCGCGCACCGCGCGCTGCTCCGGGGTGCAGTCCTTGTGCTCCACGATGCGCGTCACCTTGCCACCGTCGCGGATGACCCGGCCGTAGCCCGTGGGGTCCTCCAGGGTGGTGGTCACCATGGCCAGCTTTCCGCCCGCCTGGTCATGGGCGGCCAGCAGCGCCTCCAGCGTCTCGCGGCGCAGCAACGGCACATCGCCGTAAAGAATGAGGACCCGTCCGGAGTACCCCTTCAGGGCCTCCTCCGCGGAGCGCACCGCGTCCGCCGTTCCGCGTTGCTCGCGCTGGAGCGCGAAGCGCAGGGGGGCATCCGGGAAGAGGCCTCGGACGGCCTTCTCCACCGCTTCCGCCTGGTGGCCCACCACGGGGACCACCGACGTGGCGCCCAGTTCAAGGGCCCGCTTGAGGGGATACGCGCAAAGGGGCCGACCGAGGATGGGGTGAAGGACCTTCGCCTTCTCCGACTTCATCCGCGTGCCCTTGCCCGCGCACAGCACCACCGCCGCCAGAACGCTCATGCGGCGGAGAATTAGGGACAGCCAATCGAGTCGTCAACCGCGCGCGGATCAGAAGGCGTGACGGTGTCCACCGGCCGTGCCTTCGCACTGACCGAGACGCACAGGGTGTTGCGCTGAATCGTGATGCCGAAGCTGGGCTTCAAGAAGACCGTCACCTCGGCCGCGGTGGGCGCGGCGCCAGGTAGGGCCTTTTTCTCGGGTATGGCTTGCGTGCTCATACGCTCCCCCGGACGCGATTCATGATGGGACCAGGATGCACGCCGCCGGAGAACAATCCAAGAGGAAAAATGCTGTCAGGCTGAAATCCTGGTCCTGACCATACGGTTCGTGCATACCGGGACACATGTAGTCCGTCTGGTCCCCTGGCGTCGCCGGACTGGAGGGTAGGCTTTTGTCGCCCGGGTAACACATCACCCAGGACGAAAGCCAGCGATGGACTGTTCAGACAGCGCGAGGAGGGCTGAACCCGTGAAGGACACGAGCTTCCGCGGTGCGGTGCTGAAGCGAGGGCTGCTGGCCGCGGTGATGATGGTGGCGTGTGTGGCGCAAGCGGCGCGGCCCTACCGGGGCGGCGCGGTGGCCACGGCCTACCCGCAGGCGAGCGCGGCGGCGTTGGAGATGCTGGAGAAGGGCGGCAACGCCACGGACG is a genomic window of Myxococcus virescens containing:
- the glmU gene encoding bifunctional UDP-N-acetylglucosamine diphosphorylase/glucosamine-1-phosphate N-acetyltransferase GlmU, coding for MLRRMSVLAAVVLCAGKGTRMKSEKAKVLHPILGRPLCAYPLKRALELGATSVVPVVGHQAEAVEKAVRGLFPDAPLRFALQREQRGTADAVRSAEEALKGYSGRVLILYGDVPLLRRETLEALLAAHDQAGGKLAMVTTTLEDPTGYGRVIRDGGKVTRIVEHKDCTPEQRAVRECNAGIYSVDADFLWKALAEIKPQNAQGEYYLTDLVEMAAKRGPVGSVEADATETAGVNDRVELAARARVLQQRINEAHMRAGVSLQDPATAYIEEGVTVGPDTEIGPSVTLAAGTVVGKGCTIGQGSVLHASTVADGTLIKPYSVLEEARVGERNVIGPFSRLRPGTELAEDVHLGNFVETKKARIGKGSKANHLTYLGDAVIGSGCNVGAGTITCNYDGVNKHLTELGDGVFIGSDTQLVAPVKVGDGSYVGAGTTVTKNVPPGSLAVSRTPQVTKEGWVATKKARQAKARAG
- the glmS gene encoding glutamine--fructose-6-phosphate transaminase (isomerizing) → MCGIVGYVGDKESAPILVSGLKRLEYRGYDSAGVAVLNQRKLNVVRATGKLRNLENRVVADQPPGNIGIGHTRWATHGRPSDENAHPHTYKDVAVVHNGIIENHLSLKEQLRSRGHVFSSETDSEVFAHLISEELERGLELPDAVRAAIAQVKGTYALAVLTASDPSRIVCTKDASPMVLGLGQGQNFLASDVPALLEHTRDFVYMEEGDLAVITAAAVDIFNRQGQKVNRPTRRIDWTPMMAEKGGHKHFMHKEIWEQPRAVADTLRGRMLLSEGDVHFEGWNLSAEKVRSLTKVTILACGTSWHSGVAGKHMIESLARLPVEVELASEFRYRDPIVDGTHLAIAISQSGETADTLAAFKEAKARGATAMAICNVIGSAMTREADFSVLTNAGPEIGVASTKAFTTQLVALYLLAVKLGRMRGTLSVPAAQEHLTQLTKVPKMIEDVLKCEPAVTRVSREYMNAQDFLFLGRGPMHPVALEGALKLKEISYIHAEGYAGGEMKHGPIALIDEKMPVVVIAPKQPHVAYEKIIGNIEEVRARGGKVIAIIDEDDEHVATLADQVIRIPAACALLAPVVATIPLQLLAYHVADLRGNDVDQPRNLAKSVTVE